A part of Sugiyamaella lignohabitans strain CBS 10342 chromosome D, complete sequence genomic DNA contains:
- the YTA12 gene encoding m-AAA protease subunit YTA12 (Mitochondrial inner membrane m-AAA protease component; mediates degradation of misfolded or unassembled proteins; also required for correct assembly of mitochondrial enzyme complexes; GO_component: GO:0005737 - cytoplasm [Evidence IDA] [PMID 11914276]; GO_component: GO:0016021 - integral component of membrane [Evidence IEA,IEA]; GO_component: GO:0005745 - m-AAA complex [Evidence IDA] [PMID 8681382]; GO_component: GO:0016020 - membrane [Evidence IEA,IEA]; GO_component: GO:0097002 - mitochondrial inner boundary membrane [Evidence IDA] [PMID 19019989]; GO_component: GO:0005743 - mitochondrial inner membrane [Evidence IDA] [PMID 7929327]; GO_component: GO:0031966 - mitochondrial membrane [Evidence IEA]; GO_component: GO:0005739 - mitochondrion [Evidence IEA]; GO_component: GO:0005739 - mitochondrion [Evidence IDA] [PMID 11914276]; GO_component: GO:0005739 - mitochondrion [Evidence IDA] [PMID 14576278]; GO_component: GO:0005739 - mitochondrion [Evidence IDA] [PMID 16823961]; GO_function: GO:0005524 - ATP binding [Evidence IEA,IEA]; GO_function: GO:0005524 - ATP binding [Evidence IDA] [PMID 19748354]; GO_function: GO:0016887 - ATPase activity [Evidence IDA,IMP] [PMID 19748354]; GO_function: GO:0016887 - ATPase activity [Evidence ISS] [PMID 7929327]; GO_function: GO:0016787 - hydrolase activity [Evidence IEA]; GO_function: GO:0046872 - metal ion binding [Evidence IEA]; GO_function: GO:0004222 - metalloendopeptidase activity [Evidence IEA]; GO_function: GO:0008237 - metallopeptidase activity [Evidence IEA]; GO_function: GO:0008237 - metallopeptidase activity [Evidence IMP] [PMID 8681382]; GO_function: GO:0017111 - nucleoside-triphosphatase activity [Evidence IEA]; GO_function: GO:0000166 - nucleotide binding [Evidence IEA,IEA]; GO_function: GO:0008233 - peptidase activity [Evidence IEA]; GO_function: GO:0005515 - protein binding [Evidence IPI] [PMID 19748354]; GO_function: GO:0008270 - zinc ion binding [Evidence IEA]; GO_process: GO:0006461 - protein complex assembly [Evidence IMP] [PMID 8681382]; GO_process: GO:0045041 - protein import into mitochondrial intermembrane space [Evidence TAS] [PMID 12417197]; GO_process: GO:0006508 - proteolysis [Evidence IEA,IEA]; GO_process: GO:0006508 - proteolysis [Evidence IMP] [PMID 8681382]; GO_process: GO:0006465 - signal peptide processing [Evidence IMP] [PMID 12417197]), with protein sequence MLRSLGRLRRTPAGSSGGGFGLNSGISSSSRINWSVAASSGSRFRLFSSRNSVCFAENKEPKKSKPGQSKPPLFEFYIDTRKKAGDAKENKQQKPGGGGPGKPEWRSVAIAVGGALITSVVVFNLFGSALAGKNMSWEEFRAEYLDRGLVTRMYLVNKSKARAVLSTGEVVNFTVGSADIFDRKLDAAQDELGISLDERIPVSYVHETNYTNALLAVLPTVILIGGIYYLTKKSLAGSGAGGGIFNVGKSTAKRFNQESDVKVKFSDVAGADEAKEEIMEFVSFLKEPAKYEKLGAKIPRGAVLSGPPGTGKTLLAKATAGEAGVPFFSVSGSEFVEMFVGVGASRVRDLFATARKEAPSIVFIDEIDAIGRARSQGGSFGGGHDEREATLNQILVEMDGFASDDHVVVLAGTNRPDILDKALLRPGRFDRHVVVDRPDVSGRKNIYLVYLKKVKTTLDLDVLAGRLAALTPGFAGADIANCVNEAALIAARKDKHQIDLVDFEQAIERISHGLEKKSKILSPEERRSIAYHEAGHAICGWFLEHTDPFLKVTIVPRGQALGYAKYLPNDVPLPNNLELSDRMVMALGGRVSEELHFESTSSGASSDFQKVTEIATNMVMTWGMSNKIGWLNFEQDGEYYTKPFSDHTAKVIDEEVRRIVNEAYERCRALLQSRKKEIGLIAEELLEKEVLNREDMIRLLGKRPFEDSNAEMKYLDDDPTIAPRAI encoded by the coding sequence ATGCTTAGATCACTTGGCAGACTGAGGAGGACGCCGGCTGGATCCAGTGGCGGTGGGTTCGGACTTAACAGTGGcattagcagtagcagcagaatcaacTGGTCAGTGGCTGCTAGTTCAGGATCCAGATTCAGACTGTTCAGTAGTAGAAATTCAGTTTGTTTTGCGGAAAATAAAGAACCAAAGAAATCCAAGCCGGGTCAGTCGAAACCGCCTCTGTTTGAATTTTATATTGATACGAGGAAGAAAGCAGGTGACGCTAAGGAAAATAAGCAACAGAAACCTGGCGGAGGTGGTCCTGGAAAGCCAGAATGGAGAAGTGTTGCCATTGCAGTGGGAGGTGCACTTATTACATCGGTAGTTGTATTCAATCTGTTTGGCTCGGCTTTGGCTGGCAAGAACATGTCATGGGAAGAATTCCGGGCTGAATATCTTGATCGCGGTTTGGTAACAAGAATGTATCTTGTAAACAAGTCGAAAGCCCGTGCTGTACTAAGTACAGGTGAGGTTGTCAATTTTACAGTTGGAAGTGCTGATATCTTTGATCGTAAATTAGACGCTGCTCAAGACGAACTAGGAATTTCGCTCGACGAGAGAATCCCCGTATCATATGTTCATGAGACAAATTATACAAATGCATTACTGGCAGTTCTTCCTACAGTCATTCTTATTGGTGGTATTTACTACTTGACCAAGAAATCGCTTGCTGgcagtggtgctggtggaggtATTTTCAATGTGGGTAAAAGCACTGCCAAGAGATTCAACCAAGAAAGCGATGTCAAAGTCAAGTTTTCAGATGTTGCCGGTGCTGACGAGGCTAAAGAGGAGATTATGGAGTTTGTCAGTTTCTTAAAAGAGCCTGCCAAGTATGAGAAGTTAGGAGCCAAGATCCCTCGAGGTGCCGTGTTGTCTGGTCctcctggtactggtaagacTCTTCTTGCCAAAGCTACAGCTGGTGAGGCAGGTGTACCATTTTTCTCGGTGTCGGGATCTGAATTTGTTGAAATGTTtgttggagttggtgctAGTCGAGTGCGTGATCTATTTGCTACTGCTCGGAAAGAGGCTCCCAGTATTGTATTTATAGACGAGATTGATGCTATTGGACGAGCTCGTAGTCAAGGAGGGTCTTTTGGGGGTGGTCATGATGAAAGAGAAGCTACTCTTAACCAGATTTTGGTTGAAATGGACGGGTTTGCTTCTGACGACCATGTAGTTGTACTTGCTGGTACTAACCGACCCGACATTCTTGACAAAGCTTTATTAAGACCAGGTCGATTCGACCGTCATGTAGTGGTTGACCGACCTGACGTTTCGGGAAGAAAAAACATCTATCTTGTTTATTTGAAAAAAGTCAAGACAACACTTGATTTGGATGTTCTTGCCGGCCGACTGGCTGCACTTACCCCCGGGTTTGCTGGTGCCGATATTGCCAACTGTGTGAATGAAGCAGCACTTATTGCTGCTCGTAAAGATAAGCATCAGATTGATCTGGTCGATTTTGAGCAGGCTATTGAGCGCATTTCACATGGTCttgagaagaaatcgaagaTCTTGTCGCCTGAAGAGCGTCGGTCGATTGCGTACCACGAAGCAGGCCATGCTATTTGTGGCTGGTTCTTGGAGCACACCGATCCGTTTTTGAAAGTGACGATTGTTCCACGAGGCCAAGCTCTTGGATATGCCAAGTACCTTCCTAACGACGTTCCTCTGCCCAATAACCTCGAACTTTCGGACCGGATGGTCATGGCGCTGGGAGGCCGGGTATCAGAAGAGCTGCATTTTGAGTCGACCTCGTCTGGCGCGTCGTCAGATTTCCAAAAAGTGACGGAAATCGCCACTAACATGGTCATGACCTGGGGCATGTCGAACAAGATCGGCTGGCTCAACTTCGAGCAAGACGGCGAGTACTATACCAAACCGTTTTCCGACCATACAGCCAAAGTCATTGACGAAGAGGTCCGTCGCATCGTCAACGAAGCATACGAGCGCTGTAGAGCGCTGTTGCAGTCGAGGAAGAAGGAAATCGGGCTCATTGCCGAAGAGCTGCTCGAAAAAGAAGTCCTCAACCGCGAAGACATGATCCGTCTTCTCGGCAAACGGCCCTTCGAAGACTCCAACGCCGAAATGAAATACCTCGACGACGACCCCACCATCGCCCCGAGGGCCATTTAA
- the RPC34 gene encoding Rpc34p (RNA polymerase III subunit C34; interacts with TFIIIB70 and is a key determinant in pol III recruitment by the preinitiation complex; GO_component: GO:0005666 - DNA-directed RNA polymerase III complex [Evidence IDA] [PMID 10611227]; GO_component: GO:0005666 - DNA-directed RNA polymerase III complex [Evidence IDA] [PMID 3905793]; GO_component: GO:0005737 - cytoplasm [Evidence IDA] [PMID 11914276]; GO_component: GO:0005739 - mitochondrion [Evidence IPI] [PMID 16962558]; GO_component: GO:0005634 - nucleus [Evidence IEA,IEA]; GO_component: GO:0005634 - nucleus [Evidence IDA] [PMID 11914276]; GO_function: GO:0003677 - DNA binding [Evidence IEA]; GO_function: GO:0003899 - DNA-directed RNA polymerase activity [Evidence IEA,IEA]; GO_function: GO:0001056 - RNA polymerase III activity [Evidence IDA] [PMID 3905793]; GO_process: GO:0042797 - tRNA transcription from RNA polymerase III promoter [Evidence IMP] [PMID 1400451]; GO_process: GO:0042797 - tRNA transcription from RNA polymerase III promoter [Evidence IDA] [PMID 3905793]; GO_process: GO:0006351 - transcription, DNA-templated [Evidence IEA]), which yields MIKLAQDSQGLCFQAVSVEDAQKVKNMTSDEAMVYSYIETAGREGIWTKTIKMRTNLHQSIVLRCLKSLENQRYIKAIKSVKYPTRKIYMLASLQPSVEVTGGPWFTDSELDSEFIENLLNITWRYVVSLTFPRAFEQDNFADKQGPQQATYPASYKGYPSVTQIHKFVTDSGITNVELGVSDIRALCEVLVYDDRLERRDAGFSYKATWQSVVAFGGGFEGDELDDALDGFTESPCGRCPVVDHCGRDGPVNAEECVYYDEWLIN from the coding sequence ATGATCAAACTGGCTCAGGACAGTCAAGGTTTGTGTTTCCAGGCAGTGTCTGTGGAAGATGCTCAGAAAGTCAAGAATATGACCAGCGACGAGGCCATGGTATACTCGTATATCGAGACAGCTGGCCGGGAGGGTATCTGGACCAAGACCATTAAAATGAGAACCAATCTCCATCAGAGTATAGTATTGCGATGTTTGAAGAGTCTCGAGAACCAGCGGTATATTAAAGCAATCAAATCGGTCAAATATCCCACCAGAAAAATATACATGTTGGCATCACTGCAGCCGTCGGTCGAGGTAACTGGTGGTCCATGGTTCACAGATTCAGAACTCGATTCTGAGTTTATTGAAAACCTGCTGAATATCACCTGGAGATACGTAGTGTCGCTGACGTTTCCTCGTGCTTTTGAACAGGACAATTTCGCCGATAAACAGGGTCCTCAGCAGGCTACATACCCTGCCAGTTATAAAGGATACCCTTCAGTGACGCAGATCCATAAATTTGTCACTGATAGTGGCATCACCAATGTCGAGTTGGGTGTATCTGATATTCGAGCTCTTTGTGAAGTGCTCGTGTACGACGACAGGCTCGAACGCCGCGATGCGGGCTTCAGTTATAAAGCCACCTGGCAAAGTGTGGTTGCATTTGGCGGCGGGTTCGAGGGGGACGAACTCGACGACGCTCTCGACGGCTTCACCGAGTCGCCCTGCGGCCGCTGTCCTGTGGTCGACCACTGTGGCCGCGACGGCCCTGTCAACGCCGAAGAATGCGTCTACTACGACGAGTGGCTCATCAACTAA
- the TRR1 gene encoding thioredoxin-disulfide reductase TRR1 (Cytoplasmic thioredoxin reductase; key regulatory enzyme that determines the redox state of the thioredoxin system, which acts as a disulfide reductase system and protects cells against both oxidative and reductive stress; protein abundance increases in response to DNA replication stress; TRR1 has a paralog, TRR2, that arose from the whole genome duplication; GO_component: GO:0005737 - cytoplasm [Evidence IEA,IEA,IEA]; GO_component: GO:0005829 - cytosol [Evidence IDA] [PMID 18406344]; GO_component: GO:0005758 - mitochondrial intermembrane space [Evidence IEA]; GO_component: GO:0005758 - mitochondrial intermembrane space [Evidence IDA] [PMID 22984289]; GO_component: GO:0005739 - mitochondrion [Evidence IEA]; GO_function: GO:0008198 - ferrous iron binding [Evidence IDA] [PMID 18406344]; GO_function: GO:0050660 - flavin adenine dinucleotide binding [Evidence IEA]; GO_function: GO:0016491 - oxidoreductase activity [Evidence IEA,IEA]; GO_function: GO:0004791 - thioredoxin-disulfide reductase activity [Evidence IEA,IEA]; GO_function: GO:0004791 - thioredoxin-disulfide reductase activity [Evidence IDA] [PMID 7961686]; GO_process: GO:0045454 - cell redox homeostasis [Evidence IDA,IMP] [PMID 9571241]; GO_process: GO:0034599 - cellular response to oxidative stress [Evidence IGI] [PMID 15051715]; GO_process: GO:0055114 - oxidation-reduction process [Evidence IEA,IEA]; GO_process: GO:0019430 - removal of superoxide radicals [Evidence IEA]) — protein MTHNRVVIIGSGPAAHTAAVYLARAEMKPVLYEGMLANGVAAGGQLTTTTDIENFPGFPSGIGGTELMENMRKQSERFGTEIITETVAKLDLSERPFKFWTEYNEDAEPHTADAIILATGASAKRLHLPGEETYWQQGISACAVCDGAVPIFRNKPLVVIGGGDSAAEEALFLTKYGSKVTVLVRKDHLRASAVMAKRLASHPKVEILYNTVSVEAKGSGKLLTHLTTKNVVTGETKDIEANGLFYAIGHVPATAIVKGQVETDEDGYVKTVPGTSLTSVKGLFAAGDVQDKRYRQAITSAGSGCMAALDAEKLLSEEE, from the coding sequence ATGACCCATAACCGTGTTGTAATTATCGGCTCGGGCCCTGCTGCCCACACTGCTGCCGTGTATCTTGCTCGTGCTGAAATGAAACCTGTTTTATATGAAGGTATGCTTGCCAAcggtgttgctgctggtggccAACTGACCACTACTACTGATATCGAGAACTTCCCTGGTTTCCCCAGTGGCATTGGTGGTACTGAACTCATGGAGAACATGAGAAAACAGTCTGAACGTTTCGGTACTGAAATCATTACTGAAACCGTTGCTAAACTTGACTTGTCTGAACGTCCTTTCAAGTTCTGGACCGAATACAACGAAGATGCCGAGCCCCATACTGCTGATGCTATTATTCTTGCTACTGGAGCTTCTGCTAAGCGTCTGCACTTGCCTGGTGAGGAGACTTACTGGCAACAAGGTATCTCTGCCTGTGCTGTATGTGATGGAGCTGTTCCTATTTTCAGAAATAAGCCTTTAGTTGTTATTGGTGGAGGTgactctgctgctgaagaggctcTTTTCCTCACCAAGTACGGATCCAAGGTCACTGTTCTGGTCCGTAAGGACCATTTGCGTGCATCTGCTGTCATGGCCAAGAGACTGGCTTCTCACCCCAAGGTCGAGATTCTTTACAACACAGTTTCTGTCGAGGCCAAGGGCAGTGGTAAGCTGTTGACCCACCTCACCACCAAGAACGTTGTTACTGGTGAGACCAAAGACATCGAAGCCAACGGTCTTTTCTACGCCATTGGCCACGTCCCTGCTACTGCCATCGTCAAGGGCCAAGTCGAGACCGACGAAGACGGATACGTCAAGACCGTTCCCGGCACCTCGCTGACCTCTGTCAAGGGTCTCTTCGCTGCCGGTGACGTCCAAGACAAGAGATACAGACAAGCCATCACCTCTGCCGGCTCCGGCTGTATGGCCGCCCTCGACGCCGAGAAGCTCCTCTCGGAAGAAGAGTAA
- the CDC12 gene encoding septin CDC12 (Component of the septin ring that is required for cytokinesis; septins are GTP-binding proteins that assemble into rod-like hetero-oligomers that can associate with other rods to form filaments; septin rings at the mother-bud neck act as scaffolds for recruiting cell division factors and as barriers to prevent diffusion of specific proteins between mother and daughter cells; GO_component: GO:0005935 - cellular bud neck [Evidence IEA]; GO_component: GO:0000144 - cellular bud neck septin ring [Evidence IDA] [PMID 3316985]; GO_component: GO:0005737 - cytoplasm [Evidence IDA] [PMID 11914276]; GO_component: GO:0005937 - mating projection [Evidence IDA] [PMID 18552279]; GO_component: GO:0016020 - membrane [Evidence IEA,IEA]; GO_component: GO:0005628 - prospore membrane [Evidence IDA] [PMID 24390141]; GO_component: GO:0031105 - septin complex [Evidence IEA]; GO_component: GO:0031105 - septin complex [Evidence IDA] [PMID 18550837]; GO_component: GO:0031105 - septin complex [Evidence IPI] [PMID 9813094]; GO_component: GO:0032160 - septin filament array [Evidence IDA] [PMID 15282341]; GO_function: GO:0005545 - 1-phosphatidylinositol binding [Evidence IDA] [PMID 12665577]; GO_function: GO:0005525 - GTP binding [Evidence IEA,IEA]; GO_function: GO:0005525 - GTP binding [Evidence IDA] [PMID 14597621]; GO_function: GO:0003924 - GTPase activity [Evidence IDA] [PMID 14993234]; GO_function: GO:0000166 - nucleotide binding [Evidence IEA]; GO_function: GO:0032947 - protein complex scaffold [Evidence IMP] [PMID 9442111]; GO_function: GO:0005198 - structural molecule activity [Evidence IDA] [PMID 18550837]; GO_process: GO:0007049 - cell cycle [Evidence IEA,IEA]; GO_process: GO:0051301 - cell division [Evidence IEA]; GO_process: GO:0030011 - maintenance of cell polarity [Evidence IMP] [PMID 10882120]; GO_process: GO:0045860 - positive regulation of protein kinase activity [Evidence IDA] [PMID 14527412]; GO_process: GO:0000921 - septin ring assembly [Evidence IDA] [PMID 12636916]; GO_process: GO:0000921 - septin ring assembly [Evidence IMP] [PMID 14993234]) gives MLAGESGLGKTTFVNTLFSTTVKGYNDDSSRHKKPIQKTVEISVTKAELEEKGFKVRLNIVDTPGFGDNVNNRDAWQPLVEFIDDQHESYMRQEQQPNRKDKVDMRVHACVYFIRPTGHGLKPLDIETIRKLSTRVNVIPVIAKADTLSKEEISAFKDRIRQTLHAQNIQVYRPATEEELGPSSQGPAGGLNGSGANGAASANSLAHAIYDSMPYSVIASEKDIVVGDGKPVKGRQYLWGVAEVENDEHCDFNKLRNLLIRTHMLDLVLSTEELHYEAYRSQQMETRQFGEGRTHRLVNPKYKEEEDALRKSFSEQVKAAEARFRTWEATLIRKRDELNKDLEDTHSQIRALEAEYEQLARQKR, from the coding sequence ATGTTGGCAGGTGAGAGCGGACTTGGTAAGACGACGTTCGTGAACACGCTCTTTTCAACAACTGTTAAGGGATATAATGACGACAGCTCGCGTCATAAGAAACCAATTCAAAAGACAGTGGAGATTTCAGTGACTAAAGCCGAGCTGGAAGAGAAGGGGTTTAAGGTGCGGTTGAATATCGTCGATACCCCTGGATTCGGCGACAATGTCAATAACCGAGATGCCTGGCAACCTTTGGTCGAGTTCATTGATGACCAACACGAGTCATATATGCGTCAGGAACAACAACCTAATCGTAAAGACAAGGTGGACATGCGAGTTCACGCCTGTGTGTACTTTATTAGACCCACTGGTCATGGCTTGAAACCACTTGATATTGAGACTATTCGTAAACTATCGACGCGAGTCAACGTGATTCCTGTCATTGCTAAAGCAGACACTCTttctaaagaagaaattaGTGCATTCAAAGACAGAATCAGACAGACATTGCATGCTCAGAACATCCAAGTCTACAGACCCGCTACTGAAGAGGAGCTCGGACCCAGTTCACAGGGCCCGGCTGGCGGACTTAATGGATCTGGAGCTAATGGAGCAGCCAGTGCCAATTCGCTGGCTCATGCTATTTATGACAGCATGCCATATTCAGTGATTGCATCCGAGAAGGACATTGTTGTTGGCGACGGCAAGCCTGTCAAGGGTCGTCAGTACTTGTGGGGAGTGGCCGAGGTCGAGAACGACGAGCATTGTGATTTCAATAAACTGCGTAACCTGCTTATCAGAACACACATGCTAGATCTGGTTCTGTCGACCGAGGAGCTGCACTATGAAGCATACCGTAGCCAGCAGATGGAGACCCGTCAATTTGGCGAGGGCCGTACCCACCGTCTTGTGAATCCCAAGTataaggaagaagaagacgcACTTCGCAAGTCGTTCAGTGAACAAGTCAAGGCTGCCGAGGCCCGATTCCGCACCTGGGAAGCCACACTTATCCGCAAGAGAGACGAGCTTAACAAAGATCTCGAGGACACCCACAGCCAGATCCGGGCTCTCGAGGCCGAGTACGAGCAACTCGCCCGCCAAAAGCGATAA